In Clostridium sp., one DNA window encodes the following:
- a CDS encoding non-ribosomal peptide synthetase yields the protein MKIEHLILKYQEKGITFSVEDNKLKYSSPKGAINKEAIDEIKKQKMELIEYIKNNPSKIVVDIDNKYKEFPLTDIQSAYLVGRNSVYEYGGIGCKIYSEFEFPKIDILRLEAAWEKVIENNDMLHAVIHNNGTQSILENYKIPRITNWNLESLDENEIDKHFKNIRERLIKKQYHPEKWPLFDLELSEFKEKSIIHFSLDMLIADFTSINLIVKELEECYFNINMKNKEYRKMLSFRDVMIYDRNRKNNPEYINKRKHDKQYWTDRVKKLPCSPILPIDSMKEKNVSITQFNTIINKDNYKKLKQLAKDERVTVSNILLSLYIEILSYWSQQKSFCINVTISNRPPIHSEINNIIGDFTVNDILEVKDINDCNFIERVKAVQKQLFDDISHLSFTGIEVIREMKKIYGKSFTMPFVYTSTLGLDNSDDRKNYKSKLVYKISQTPQVLIDCQVMEHNEEILITWDVRNNIFPDKIIEHMFSMYENILAKIVKGNVFNEKNIVGLPLEMKTKRDEINNNKKYFKEEALHEGFLNNVKIHPDLEALNIENKSYSYEDLYLYANAVRNVLIEKGAKYGDIIIVELDKGIWQIASVIGILMIGGVYLPIDNEQPVERKNQIKIDSKSKFVITYGADNINKANNLIEINVNEICTFEHSGIISEKVDPSNPAYIIYTSGSTGVPKGVVISHRAAMNTINDIIDRFNITKDDKVLAVANLAFDLSVFDIFAILKVGGSIILPDGKKNPSEWAKLVIDNSVTIWNSVPAQIQMLLSYLESENIKNIQSLRLILLSGDWIPVKLPERLNKIFDKALIVSLGGATEASIWSIYYNIDLKRKYFKSIPYGRPLSNQSFYVLDSNLKECPDWVKGELYIGGDGLAIEYLNEKKITDSKFIYHKILNKRLYRTGDLGRYMPDGNIEFLGREDNQLKIRGHRIELNEIQSVIESHPYVENSIIISFSENKDKIAAFVQPIMEESGVLQKKLIDLKKVISEKSNGVSLHISNDKLNKWLEISNKTPLLDIINLFLKLDIFTDAKRGYSLNEICEKVDVIESYRPLLKRWVNALKEEKYIIEENKKYKINYKMSKNEVEESWKIWNEIAKKINYSDIMMNYFMKSKENLLPLLRGEIDPIDLFFPKGDFSIALAAYRDNIISKYLNRILIINIITIVELLTKKNPQHHIKILEVGAGVGGVSIDLIPALDKYNISYLFTDISYSFLNEAQRRFKNYSWVDYALYDINEDFWKQNMESSKWDIIICNNVLHNANDEIRILKQFNEMSKINGYVFIIDATGKNYALLTSMEFHNGLNGVEDFRGGSDQVFLSKKQWKDTFKKSGIEIVSAFPESDSYLNRVGQTLFVGIFKSNKIKIDKKEIDEFSRNRLPEYMIPSYIEIINEIPITPNGKIDRRYLLKRVEENSNNKMNKYGELPANDLEKRIAGIWCKKLKKDVIYRDDNFYNIGGDSLLAAQIVAEIKEKIVEAKEWTWDQLMSAIIENSTIKSLAGKLQKCSINITLEKKHNLAILEEKAEHNLLRILIHDGTGTITPYNELIPYLKEDNNSLGGFICSDMNEYLSIDYSSLIRTLGNKYANEIKKTDFKEIELIGYCMGGLIALEIYKNLAGTDLKIRPVISIDTTPNDHMVYNELLMERAFGLLIGADIIKAGHTVDDRLIKLAVQNLKMDYKSIVSNKKLISLSGEYEAIGDCYKKMLNKSKKDRLIKIYETLPQVNKELWGYQKERLDLLFEVFCHSFRAVKEYNETVFAGDVWSLSCKDKSSSFLPIKENDNNKFWENITYGNLKKTLIDGNHLSCLSKKYSKELSSLIMNGEENAE from the coding sequence ATGAAAATAGAACATTTGATCTTGAAATATCAAGAAAAGGGAATTACTTTTTCAGTAGAGGATAATAAATTGAAATATAGCAGTCCAAAGGGTGCTATAAATAAAGAAGCTATTGATGAAATAAAAAAGCAAAAAATGGAATTAATAGAATATATAAAAAATAATCCAAGTAAGATTGTAGTAGATATTGATAACAAATATAAGGAATTCCCATTAACTGATATTCAATCTGCATATCTTGTAGGGAGAAATAGTGTATATGAATATGGTGGAATAGGCTGTAAAATTTATTCTGAATTTGAATTTCCTAAAATAGATATTTTAAGATTGGAAGCTGCCTGGGAAAAAGTAATAGAAAATAATGATATGCTCCATGCCGTCATACATAATAATGGGACACAAAGTATACTAGAAAATTATAAAATTCCAAGAATAACGAATTGGAATTTAGAGAGCCTAGATGAAAATGAAATAGATAAGCATTTTAAAAATATAAGAGAACGTTTAATAAAGAAGCAGTATCACCCGGAAAAATGGCCTTTATTTGATTTGGAACTATCAGAATTTAAGGAGAAAAGCATCATTCATTTTTCTCTGGATATGCTTATAGCTGATTTTACAAGTATAAATTTAATTGTTAAGGAATTAGAAGAATGCTATTTCAATATAAATATGAAAAATAAAGAATATAGAAAAATGTTATCCTTTAGGGATGTAATGATATATGATAGGAATAGAAAAAACAATCCGGAATATATTAACAAGAGAAAACATGATAAGCAATATTGGACAGACAGGGTTAAGAAGTTACCTTGCTCGCCAATACTTCCTATAGATAGTATGAAGGAGAAAAATGTCTCAATAACTCAGTTTAATACAATAATTAATAAAGATAATTATAAAAAATTAAAACAGTTGGCAAAAGATGAGAGAGTTACAGTATCTAATATTTTACTATCATTGTATATAGAAATATTGTCTTATTGGTCTCAACAAAAGAGTTTTTGTATAAATGTTACTATTTCAAATCGTCCTCCTATACATTCTGAGATTAATAATATTATTGGAGATTTTACAGTTAATGATATATTAGAAGTTAAGGATATCAATGACTGTAATTTTATAGAAAGAGTAAAAGCTGTTCAGAAACAATTATTTGATGATATTTCTCACTTATCTTTTACTGGTATTGAGGTTATACGGGAGATGAAAAAGATATATGGGAAAAGTTTTACTATGCCTTTTGTATATACAAGTACACTCGGTTTAGATAATAGCGATGATCGCAAAAATTATAAATCTAAATTGGTATATAAAATAAGTCAGACTCCCCAAGTTTTGATTGATTGTCAGGTTATGGAACATAATGAGGAAATATTAATAACCTGGGATGTCAGGAACAATATTTTCCCTGATAAAATTATAGAGCATATGTTTTCTATGTATGAAAATATTTTGGCAAAAATAGTTAAGGGTAATGTATTCAATGAAAAGAATATTGTTGGATTACCTTTAGAAATGAAGACAAAGAGAGATGAAATTAATAATAATAAAAAATATTTTAAAGAAGAAGCTCTGCATGAGGGATTTCTTAATAATGTAAAAATCCATCCAGACTTGGAAGCTTTAAATATAGAAAATAAAAGTTATTCCTATGAGGATTTATATCTTTATGCAAATGCTGTAAGAAATGTATTAATAGAAAAGGGAGCTAAATATGGAGATATAATTATAGTAGAATTGGATAAGGGCATATGGCAAATTGCATCAGTAATTGGTATTTTAATGATTGGAGGAGTATATCTTCCAATTGATAATGAACAGCCGGTAGAAAGAAAAAACCAGATAAAAATAGATTCAAAATCTAAATTTGTAATTACCTATGGTGCAGATAACATAAATAAAGCTAACAACTTGATTGAAATTAATGTTAATGAAATATGTACATTTGAACATTCAGGAATAATATCAGAAAAAGTTGATCCATCTAATCCTGCTTATATAATATATACATCAGGAAGTACAGGAGTACCTAAAGGGGTGGTTATTAGTCATAGAGCAGCTATGAATACAATAAATGACATAATTGATAGATTTAATATTACAAAAGATGACAAAGTCTTAGCAGTGGCAAATCTTGCTTTTGATTTATCTGTGTTTGATATTTTTGCAATTTTAAAAGTGGGTGGAAGTATTATTTTACCTGATGGAAAAAAGAATCCTTCAGAATGGGCTAAGTTAGTTATAGATAATTCTGTTACCATATGGAATAGTGTCCCGGCACAAATTCAGATGTTACTTTCCTATTTAGAATCGGAAAATATAAAAAATATACAATCGTTAAGGTTAATTTTGCTGTCTGGAGATTGGATACCGGTAAAATTACCTGAGCGATTGAACAAAATATTTGATAAAGCGTTGATTGTTAGTTTAGGTGGAGCAACAGAAGCTTCTATTTGGTCAATTTATTATAATATTGACTTAAAAAGGAAATATTTTAAGAGTATTCCCTATGGAAGGCCACTGTCGAATCAAAGCTTTTATGTCCTGGACTCAAATTTAAAGGAATGTCCTGATTGGGTAAAGGGAGAATTATATATAGGCGGAGATGGTTTAGCAATAGAATATTTGAATGAAAAGAAAATTACTGATAGTAAATTCATTTATCATAAGATATTGAATAAACGTTTATATAGAACGGGAGATCTTGGAAGATATATGCCTGATGGAAATATAGAATTCTTAGGAAGAGAAGATAATCAACTCAAAATAAGAGGGCATAGAATTGAATTAAATGAGATTCAGTCAGTTATTGAAAGTCATCCCTATGTAGAGAACTCAATAATTATCTCTTTCTCAGAAAATAAGGATAAGATAGCAGCTTTTGTTCAACCTATAATGGAAGAAAGTGGTGTATTACAAAAAAAATTAATTGATTTAAAAAAAGTAATATCAGAAAAAAGTAATGGTGTTAGTTTACATATTTCAAATGATAAACTAAATAAATGGCTCGAAATATCAAATAAAACACCTTTGTTGGACATTATAAATTTATTTTTGAAGTTAGATATTTTTACTGATGCTAAAAGAGGATATTCTTTAAATGAGATATGTGAGAAGGTAGATGTTATAGAGTCATATAGACCTCTTTTAAAGAGATGGGTAAATGCATTAAAAGAGGAAAAATATATTATTGAAGAAAATAAAAAATATAAAATAAATTATAAGATGAGTAAAAATGAAGTAGAAGAATCTTGGAAAATTTGGAATGAAATCGCAAAAAAAATTAATTATAGTGATATTATGATGAATTATTTTATGAAATCAAAAGAGAACTTGTTACCATTATTGCGAGGAGAGATTGATCCAATAGATTTATTTTTTCCTAAGGGAGATTTTTCTATAGCTTTGGCGGCTTATAGAGATAATATTATTAGTAAATACTTAAATAGGATTTTGATTATTAATATTATAACTATTGTTGAATTATTAACTAAAAAGAATCCTCAGCATCATATAAAAATTTTAGAAGTTGGTGCCGGAGTGGGAGGAGTTAGTATAGATTTAATTCCTGCTTTAGATAAATATAATATTAGCTATTTATTTACAGATATATCCTATTCGTTTTTAAATGAAGCTCAAAGAAGATTTAAGAACTATTCATGGGTGGATTATGCCTTATATGATATTAATGAAGATTTTTGGAAACAAAACATGGAATCCTCCAAGTGGGATATTATAATATGTAATAATGTTCTCCATAATGCAAATGATGAAATTAGAATATTAAAGCAATTTAATGAAATGAGCAAAATAAATGGATATGTATTTATTATAGATGCTACAGGCAAAAATTATGCGCTTTTAACATCAATGGAATTTCATAATGGATTAAATGGAGTTGAAGATTTTAGAGGCGGATCTGATCAAGTGTTTTTATCTAAAAAACAATGGAAAGATACCTTTAAAAAATCTGGAATTGAAATAGTATCTGCGTTCCCTGAAAGTGATAGTTATTTAAATAGGGTAGGTCAAACATTGTTTGTTGGGATATTCAAATCAAATAAAATTAAAATAGATAAAAAAGAAATAGATGAATTTTCAAGAAATAGACTTCCTGAATATATGATTCCATCTTATATTGAAATAATAAATGAAATACCAATAACACCTAATGGGAAAATAGATAGAAGATATTTACTTAAGAGAGTAGAAGAAAATAGTAATAACAAAATGAATAAATATGGAGAACTTCCGGCAAATGATCTGGAAAAGCGTATTGCAGGGATTTGGTGCAAAAAGTTAAAAAAGGATGTTATATATAGAGATGATAACTTTTATAATATAGGGGGAGATTCATTATTAGCAGCTCAAATTGTTGCTGAAATTAAAGAGAAAATTGTTGAAGCGAAAGAATGGACATGGGATCAGCTTATGTCTGCTATTATTGAAAATTCTACAATTAAATCACTTGCCGGTAAGCTACAAAAGTGTAGTATAAATATAACTTTGGAAAAGAAACATAATTTAGCTATTCTTGAAGAAAAAGCTGAGCATAATCTGTTAAGAATATTGATTCATGATGGAACTGGAACTATTACTCCATATAATGAACTTATACCATATTTAAAAGAGGATAATAACAGTCTAGGAGGATTTATATGTTCAGATATGAATGAATATTTGTCCATAGATTATTCTAGTTTAATTAGAACTCTTGGGAATAAATACGCAAATGAAATAAAAAAGACTGATTTCAAAGAAATTGAATTAATAGGTTATTGTATGGGTGGATTAATAGCATTAGAAATATATAAAAATTTGGCGGGAACTGATTTGAAAATAAGGCCGGTAATAAGTATTGATACTACTCCAAATGATCATATGGTTTATAATGAATTGTTGATGGAAAGAGCATTTGGACTTTTAATAGGAGCAGATATAATAAAAGCGGGTCATACAGTAGATGACAGATTAATAAAGTTAGCTGTCCAAAATTTGAAAATGGATTATAAGAGTATTGTTTCAAATAAAAAATTGATTTCATTATCAGGAGAATATGAAGCAATTGGTGATTGTTATAAAAAAATGCTAAATAAAAGTAAAAAAGATAGATTGATAAAAATATATGAAACATTGCCACAAGTAAATAAAGAATTATGGGGATATCAAAAAGAAAGATTGGATTTATTATTTGAAGTTTTTTGTCATAGCTTTAGAGCAGTGAAAGAATATAATGAAACTGTATTTGCGGGAGATGTATGGTCATTAAGTTGCAAAGACAAGTCATCATCATTTTTGCCAATAAAGGAGAATGATAATAATAAGTTTTGGGAAAATATAACATATGGAAATTTAAAGAAAACTTTAATTGATGGAAATCACTTATCATGTTTATCTAAAAAATATTCTAAAGAGCTTTCAAGTTTAATAATGAATGGAGAAGAAAATGCAGAATAG
- a CDS encoding energy-coupling factor transporter transmembrane component T, with protein sequence MDIRTKLIMLLLCILSTAFLPELKYEFILILLLFIVGIFSGVLKYSAELTIAYCIIYGFSILSINYITGNLTTSFIAFFALLNKVYPCIMMAGLIIKTTKVSEFISGLYKIKVPRNIIIPLAVMMRYIPVIEEDRRFIKDAMKMRNISPSIIGFIKKPMMNIECIYVPLLLSASKTADELTIACVTRGIENPNPRTCLENIRFRLCDFIVFLIFVLYLIFLILKGR encoded by the coding sequence TTGGATATAAGAACAAAGTTAATAATGTTATTATTATGTATTTTATCCACGGCTTTTTTACCAGAATTAAAATATGAATTCATTTTGATTCTATTGCTATTTATTGTTGGCATTTTTTCTGGCGTGTTAAAGTATTCTGCAGAATTAACTATAGCATATTGTATTATATACGGATTTTCTATTCTGAGTATTAATTATATCACCGGAAATTTAACTACTTCTTTTATTGCTTTTTTTGCATTATTAAATAAGGTTTATCCTTGTATAATGATGGCAGGGTTAATAATAAAAACTACAAAAGTAAGTGAATTTATTTCAGGTTTATATAAGATAAAAGTCCCCAGGAATATAATCATTCCTTTGGCAGTAATGATGAGATATATTCCAGTGATAGAAGAGGATAGAAGGTTTATAAAAGATGCAATGAAAATGAGAAATATTTCGCCATCCATCATAGGATTCATAAAGAAGCCTATGATGAATATAGAGTGCATATATGTACCTTTATTGTTATCTGCGTCTAAAACAGCAGATGAGCTTACAATTGCGTGCGTTACACGAGGAATAGAAAATCCCAATCCAAGAACCTGCTTAGAGAATATAAGATTTCGATTATGTGATTTTATTGTTTTTCTTATATTCGTTTTATATCTAATTTTTTTGATTTTAAAAGGAAGGTAG
- a CDS encoding MptD family putative ECF transporter S component, with amino-acid sequence MKKKNYSKKSLSVKDLITTGIFSALLFIAIMIGGIPFATNPITTFYMPVGASLLGGPIFLLLVAKVQKPGSITIAGVLCGIIFFATGMHWGMDIGIAIGGFIGDIIASNKKYKNIKNNIIAYNFLCLGLTGTYISYFINPEKWSRYMLNGGTDINYINTMNSVAHNWMLIVIILGTIVIATISGLIGKKLLKKQFEKAGIIS; translated from the coding sequence ATGAAAAAAAAGAATTATTCAAAAAAGAGTTTATCAGTTAAAGATCTAATTACTACTGGTATTTTTTCGGCATTACTATTTATTGCGATTATGATTGGAGGAATACCATTTGCGACTAATCCTATTACAACATTTTATATGCCAGTTGGAGCTAGTTTGCTGGGAGGACCAATTTTTTTATTACTGGTGGCCAAAGTTCAAAAACCAGGTTCTATAACTATTGCAGGAGTTTTATGTGGAATAATATTTTTTGCAACAGGAATGCATTGGGGCATGGATATAGGAATTGCAATAGGAGGATTTATTGGAGATATTATTGCTTCAAATAAGAAATATAAAAACATAAAAAATAATATTATTGCTTATAATTTCCTTTGCCTTGGGCTTACTGGAACTTATATTAGTTATTTTATTAATCCTGAAAAATGGTCAAGGTATATGTTGAATGGTGGAACGGATATCAATTACATAAATACTATGAACTCAGTTGCTCACAATTGGATGCTGATTGTGATAATACTAGGAACAATAGTGATAGCTACAATAAGCGGGCTTATTGGAAAAAAATTACTGAAAAAGCAATTTGAAAAGGCGGGAATTATCTCTTGA
- a CDS encoding Gfo/Idh/MocA family oxidoreductase, with amino-acid sequence MNDRIRVIVFGIGFGQFYLGGILKLNKKFKLVGIFSKGSELSKKYAKLNNVPLYTDINKINKNIADMACVVIKSTVVGGEGTNIAKKLLKKGIHVLQEQPIHLEDYLDCIKLAKKYNCKYQLNTFYPNLKPISGFINIAKNIAKKCKIVYINAECSIHVLFPMIDILGKALNGLYPWKFKLLRKANKNIPFCIVDGSINNIPICMNIQNQIEPYNSENYMYLLHRISITTNCGNLILTGSNGMVIWEPCISRHKNKYDLSYNEKMDKFLDLPIYEIYDFFPPVLYRKLYDEIWEESIKISLETFYTELKNKKYINEATQLIIDVCRVWKTLGLEVGKSILIDGYIKKPLKLSDIINGKMQ; translated from the coding sequence ATGAATGATAGGATAAGAGTAATAGTATTTGGTATAGGATTTGGGCAATTCTATTTAGGAGGAATTTTAAAACTGAATAAAAAATTTAAATTGGTTGGAATTTTTTCAAAAGGAAGTGAATTATCTAAAAAATATGCTAAATTAAATAATGTCCCTCTCTATACAGATATTAATAAAATAAATAAAAATATAGCAGATATGGCTTGTGTAGTAATAAAGTCCACGGTAGTAGGTGGTGAGGGAACTAATATAGCTAAAAAATTATTAAAAAAGGGTATACATGTTTTGCAGGAACAGCCAATCCATTTAGAAGATTATTTAGACTGTATAAAATTAGCTAAAAAGTATAATTGTAAGTATCAATTAAATACATTTTATCCAAATCTTAAACCAATTTCGGGTTTTATCAATATAGCTAAAAATATAGCGAAAAAATGTAAAATAGTTTATATAAATGCGGAATGTAGTATTCATGTATTGTTTCCAATGATAGATATATTAGGGAAAGCGTTAAATGGATTATATCCTTGGAAGTTCAAACTTTTAAGAAAAGCAAATAAAAATATTCCATTTTGTATTGTTGATGGCAGTATTAATAATATTCCCATTTGCATGAATATACAAAATCAAATAGAGCCATATAATTCAGAAAATTATATGTATTTGTTACATAGAATATCAATAACAACGAATTGCGGAAATTTAATTTTAACTGGAAGTAATGGCATGGTGATATGGGAACCTTGTATTAGTAGACACAAAAATAAATATGATTTATCGTATAATGAAAAAATGGATAAATTTTTAGACTTACCTATATATGAAATTTATGACTTTTTTCCTCCTGTTCTATACAGAAAGTTATATGATGAAATATGGGAAGAAAGTATAAAGATATCATTGGAAACTTTTTATACCGAATTAAAAAATAAAAAGTATATAAATGAAGCTACTCAGCTTATTATAGATGTATGTAGAGTATGGAAGACTCTTGGATTAGAGGTTGGGAAAAGTATACTTATAGATGGATATATCAAGAAACCGTTGAAACTAAGCGATATCATTAATGGTAAGATGCAGTAG
- a CDS encoding helix-turn-helix transcriptional regulator, which produces MGKNISNFYEDLLFTKGFNKIDSKMGKFNPMGQTWKLSNELGYGYYWVYSKEDLFDIKIHDFFFHDDFLIECILPECLSITYYKSVSGDELCPYRRINANCVKTYLGGKIPFRALIHKKIPIKSIGIEITPEYYENYLKKKYPDEYLNPKEAFLTLNESTDFPEMILLLKQIKLYKGTGISAKIFYEAKIAEAISLVLDKQRTSAASLLPLSNSDYTQIKNVSSFINDHASFKLSLNQLSKIACMGKTKLKQSFKQVNNCTITEYIQSCRINHAEYLLSNTNLSISQIAETVGYTSASRFSEIFKRNIGILPKDYRKLLKSNKPSL; this is translated from the coding sequence ATGGGAAAAAATATTTCTAACTTTTATGAAGATCTATTATTTACAAAAGGTTTTAATAAGATAGACTCTAAGATGGGAAAATTCAATCCTATGGGACAAACATGGAAATTATCTAATGAACTTGGATATGGATATTACTGGGTATACTCCAAAGAAGACTTATTTGATATAAAAATTCATGATTTTTTCTTTCACGATGATTTTCTTATAGAATGCATTCTTCCTGAATGTTTAAGTATAACCTATTATAAATCTGTCTCCGGAGATGAATTATGCCCTTATAGGAGAATAAATGCAAACTGTGTCAAAACTTATTTGGGTGGAAAGATACCTTTTAGAGCTCTCATACATAAAAAAATTCCAATTAAATCAATTGGAATTGAAATTACACCTGAATATTATGAAAATTATCTAAAAAAAAAGTATCCTGATGAATACTTAAATCCCAAGGAAGCGTTTCTCACATTAAATGAATCTACTGATTTCCCAGAAATGATATTATTGTTAAAACAAATTAAGCTTTATAAAGGTACAGGCATTAGTGCAAAAATTTTTTATGAAGCAAAAATAGCAGAAGCAATTTCACTCGTACTTGATAAGCAGAGAACTTCAGCAGCAAGTCTCCTCCCTTTATCCAACAGTGATTATACTCAAATAAAAAATGTATCATCTTTTATTAATGACCATGCTTCATTTAAACTATCTCTCAATCAATTGTCAAAAATCGCCTGCATGGGAAAAACAAAGCTGAAACAGTCATTTAAACAAGTAAATAATTGCACAATTACAGAATATATTCAAAGTTGCAGAATCAATCATGCTGAATATTTACTTTCCAATACTAATCTGTCAATATCACAAATTGCTGAAACAGTTGGTTATACAAGTGCAAGTAGATTTTCAGAAATATTTAAACGCAATATAGGTATACTTCCAAAAGATTATAGAAAATTGTTAAAAAGCAATAAACCAAGTCTTTAA
- a CDS encoding saccharopine dehydrogenase NADP-binding domain-containing protein, with protein MQNRRIGILGYGGNVGRVVVDYLKHRYYLRCGQRNINYIDSSNSNIEYIKIDIYDNYLLKRFCEGCDVIINCIGPSYFVSETIARTALKVSNNYIDIFGVNLLNKEWISGNKKIILGAGSFPGLSGILPNWLINSQFDRIENLYIYAGGKEYISKAACADLLLSIFHNFGKPNFYYSNHKMLNNKYVIDNKVIGFSEDYDLFEYMTKEIFDSANKLNINEFHWYNVQVNKQYRSVLEDAIFKIVKNKTKEEIYRVSEDIIFRMGENNNSRNWYNIYIKSKGLKNEKKKTYNALFECKESNAINGFIASMCAECILKLKSLCGIYWPFQILNSIDVMDKLQKENIIKITQMFHGDIEKNDIEKGTI; from the coding sequence ATGCAGAATAGAAGAATTGGAATATTAGGGTATGGCGGAAATGTTGGAAGGGTAGTTGTGGATTATTTAAAACATAGATATTATTTAAGATGTGGACAAAGAAATATAAATTATATTGATAGTTCAAATTCTAATATTGAATATATTAAAATAGATATTTATGATAATTACTTGTTAAAAAGATTTTGTGAGGGATGTGATGTAATTATAAATTGTATTGGGCCATCATATTTTGTTTCAGAAACAATAGCCAGAACTGCTTTAAAAGTAAGTAATAATTATATTGATATATTTGGGGTAAATTTATTAAACAAAGAATGGATTTCCGGAAATAAAAAAATTATATTAGGGGCAGGAAGTTTTCCAGGATTATCTGGAATACTTCCTAATTGGCTGATAAATTCCCAATTTGACAGGATTGAGAATTTATATATATATGCTGGAGGAAAGGAATATATCAGTAAAGCAGCCTGTGCTGATCTATTATTGAGCATATTTCATAATTTTGGAAAGCCGAATTTTTATTACTCAAATCATAAAATGTTAAATAACAAGTATGTTATAGATAATAAGGTTATAGGATTTTCAGAAGATTATGATTTATTTGAATATATGACAAAAGAAATATTTGATTCAGCAAATAAACTTAATATAAACGAATTTCATTGGTATAATGTTCAGGTAAATAAACAATATAGATCTGTTTTGGAAGATGCTATTTTTAAAATAGTTAAAAATAAAACTAAAGAAGAAATTTACAGAGTTTCTGAAGATATAATTTTTAGAATGGGTGAAAATAATAACTCCAGGAATTGGTACAATATTTATATTAAGTCTAAGGGTTTAAAGAATGAAAAGAAAAAGACTTATAATGCATTATTTGAATGCAAAGAAAGTAATGCTATTAATGGGTTTATAGCATCTATGTGTGCTGAATGCATTTTAAAACTAAAAAGTTTGTGTGGAATATACTGGCCATTTCAAATATTAAATTCTATTGATGTAATGGATAAATTGCAGAAAGAAAATATTATTAAAATTACACAAATGTTTCATGGTGATATAGAAAAAAATGATATTGAGAAGGGGACAATCTAA